A part of uncultured Umboniibacter sp. genomic DNA contains:
- a CDS encoding aspartyl/asparaginyl beta-hydroxylase domain-containing protein, with amino-acid sequence MNIDAPLRDLGPVDYRPLQASINMAVEEQWLENQYRQRKFEVHYQTQSLVMYFLESELWPKIKVNREPGYELLAEAAQPLMDKIIQDHYEPGGVIIRAMAAKLLPDGIIKPHVDKHASFEFSHRIHIPIVTNPKVRFMINGRPNQFQVGNAYEINNQLQHSVMNKGSEARTTFIFDYVPPSQMHKFELVV; translated from the coding sequence ATGAATATTGACGCACCGCTTCGCGACCTCGGCCCAGTGGACTACAGACCACTTCAGGCGTCTATCAATATGGCGGTAGAAGAGCAGTGGCTGGAGAATCAGTATCGTCAGCGTAAGTTTGAAGTGCACTATCAAACGCAAAGCTTGGTGATGTATTTTCTTGAGAGCGAGCTCTGGCCGAAAATTAAGGTCAATCGAGAACCAGGCTATGAGTTATTGGCCGAAGCTGCCCAGCCGTTGATGGATAAAATTATTCAGGATCACTACGAGCCAGGCGGCGTGATTATCCGCGCGATGGCCGCAAAACTGCTCCCTGACGGTATTATCAAACCGCATGTTGATAAGCATGCTTCATTTGAATTCAGTCACCGAATTCATATTCCCATTGTCACCAACCCTAAAGTGCGTTTTATGATTAACGGGCGGCCTAATCAGTTTCAAGTGGGCAATGCTTACGAGATAAATAATCAACTACAGCACAGTGTGATGAACAAGGGTTCGGAAGCGAGAACGACTTTTATTTTCGACTATGTTCCGCCAAGTCAAATGCATAAATTCGAGCTGGTGGTATGA
- a CDS encoding SGNH/GDSL hydrolase family protein: MKSLRQRLLNLICLSQLFLVPFMMAQGTAAATISPDSELLDYRGVWYGSAQQPQMSWAGSALALRFRGTELAVDFDVGAKAENFRVVINGVPNPSPLRLESGRRLVTLAANLDSSQPHEIVFFKETYDGTPSTLYGVAVDDEGELLAPPSPSERRIAFFGDSNMDGTSNYSEHDSGFAGAFFAYPAMAARMLGARTTTQAYGSATLSGYGDNNVMRFIYSPDFFSQRPEFRTNFAPQVIVVNAGANDIYRIPAEPGNGFGQASSTNPDTIRAQMKGRFKSVVAELRKVYGDAVHIVLYNAYGWDLNEPANYTAEVVAEVGGNLSYLHYPWTWEKWHGSMVEHGGQARLLAAHISEQMGWEVQQESLVFNGFSDDGQVANGDFESVAYGDFRAFGWRYASESAQRECDEINCWLRLDADSTVHQGFDATGDTLPGPSEAGLVIQVRAKIRGDANASAELLLDTEAQALYQRNTAARQSFDGLTTEWREVMWQVPIPIGSWKLYLSLGAEAGQVEFDDVRTRFVVMDEK; the protein is encoded by the coding sequence ATGAAGTCTTTGCGGCAGCGGTTGCTGAATTTAATCTGCTTAAGTCAGCTTTTTCTCGTTCCGTTCATGATGGCGCAAGGCACTGCGGCAGCGACTATTTCACCGGATTCCGAGCTGCTCGATTACCGAGGTGTGTGGTATGGGTCGGCTCAGCAACCGCAAATGAGCTGGGCGGGAAGTGCCTTAGCGCTGAGATTTCGAGGAACGGAACTTGCTGTTGATTTTGACGTAGGCGCCAAGGCAGAGAATTTTCGCGTGGTGATTAACGGCGTTCCCAATCCCAGCCCGTTGCGACTAGAGTCTGGCCGCAGGCTAGTGACCTTGGCAGCCAATTTGGATTCGTCTCAACCCCACGAGATTGTCTTTTTCAAAGAAACTTACGATGGCACACCAAGCACCTTATATGGTGTTGCAGTCGATGATGAGGGTGAATTATTGGCTCCGCCTTCGCCTTCCGAAAGGAGAATCGCCTTTTTCGGTGATTCAAACATGGATGGGACCAGTAACTATTCCGAACATGACTCAGGATTCGCGGGTGCTTTCTTCGCCTATCCAGCCATGGCCGCGCGAATGTTAGGCGCTCGTACCACCACTCAAGCGTACGGCAGCGCAACCCTGAGCGGCTATGGCGATAATAATGTGATGCGCTTTATCTATTCGCCCGATTTCTTTAGCCAACGACCCGAGTTTCGCACCAATTTCGCCCCACAGGTGATTGTTGTGAATGCTGGCGCGAATGATATTTATCGTATTCCTGCCGAACCCGGTAATGGCTTCGGCCAGGCCTCATCCACTAACCCCGATACGATTCGCGCGCAAATGAAGGGACGCTTCAAATCGGTGGTGGCCGAGCTGCGCAAAGTCTATGGCGATGCGGTTCATATTGTGCTGTATAACGCCTATGGGTGGGACCTCAATGAACCGGCGAACTATACCGCCGAAGTGGTTGCCGAGGTGGGCGGGAATCTGTCCTACCTTCACTATCCGTGGACCTGGGAGAAATGGCACGGTTCGATGGTAGAACACGGTGGTCAAGCCCGACTTCTCGCCGCGCATATCTCCGAGCAAATGGGCTGGGAGGTTCAACAGGAGTCGCTTGTTTTCAATGGGTTTTCGGATGATGGGCAGGTCGCCAATGGCGACTTTGAATCTGTGGCTTATGGGGATTTTAGAGCCTTTGGCTGGCGCTATGCGTCGGAGTCGGCTCAGCGTGAGTGCGATGAAATAAATTGCTGGCTGAGGCTTGATGCTGACTCGACGGTTCATCAGGGTTTTGATGCCACGGGTGATACACTGCCTGGGCCATCGGAAGCGGGGTTAGTTATTCAAGTGCGGGCAAAAATTCGCGGTGATGCGAATGCCTCTGCCGAATTGCTGCTGGATACTGAGGCGCAGGCGCTTTATCAGCGCAACACCGCCGCACGTCAATCATTTGACGGGTTAACTACTGAATGGCGTGAGGTGATGTGGCAGGTGCCTATTCCAATAGGTTCGTGGAAGTTGTACCTGAGCCTGGGCGCCGAGGCTGGGCAGGTAGAGTTTGATGATGTTCGGACTCGCTTTGTCGTGATGGATGAAAAGTAA